A window of the Cucurbita pepo subsp. pepo cultivar mu-cu-16 chromosome LG01, ASM280686v2, whole genome shotgun sequence genome harbors these coding sequences:
- the LOC111807205 gene encoding dynamin-related protein 1C, with amino-acid sequence MATMESLIGLVNRIQRACTVLGDHGGEGMSLWEALPSVAVVGGQSSGKSSVLESVVGRDFLPRGSGIVTRRPLVLQLHKTEEGRSEYAEFLHAPKKKFADFASVRKEISDETDRITGKSKQISNVPIHLSIYSPNVVNLTLIDLPGLTKVAVEGQPESIVEDIENMVRSYVEKPNCIILAISPANQDIATSDAIKLAREVDPSGERTFGVLTKLDLMDRGTNALDVLEGRAYRLQHPWVGIVNRSQADINKNVDMIIARKKEREYFETSPEYGHLAHKMGSEYLAKLLSQHLERVIRQRIPSIIALINKTIDELNAELDRIGRPIAVDSGAQLYTILEMCRAFDRVFKEHLDGGRPGGDRIYGVFDHQLPAALKKLPFDRHLSLKNVQKVVSEADGYQPHLIAPEQGYRRLIDSSISYFKGPAEASVDAVHFVLKELVRKSIAETEELKRFPTLQSDIAAAATEALERFRDESRKTVLRLVDMESSYLTVEFFRKLHTESDKVPNPNAAAQNADRYTDNHFRRIGSNVSSYIGMVCETLKNSIPKAVVYCQVREAKRSLLNHFYVQVGKREKERLGAMLDEDPALMERRTTIAKRLELYKSARDEIDSVAWK; translated from the exons ATGGCTACGATGGAGAGCTTGATCGGTTTAGTCAACCGAATCCAGCGAGCCTGCACTGTCTTGGGAGATCATGGCGGCGAGGGAATGTCCCTCTGGGAAGCTCTTCCATCTGTCGCCGTCGTTGGAGGACAG AGTTCCGGTAAATCTTCAGTGCTCGAAAGCGTCGTCGGTAGGGACTTTCTTCCTCGTGGATCCG GCATCGTAACACGAAGACCATTAGTGTTGCAACTTCATAAGACAGAAGAAGGACGATCTGAATATGCAGAGTTTCTCCATGCCCCAAAGAAGAAGTTTGCTGATTTTG CTTCCGTGCGTAAAGAAATATCAGATGAGACTGATCGGATAACTGGGAAGTCTAAGCAAATCTCAAACGTTCCAATTCATTTGAGCATATACTCTCCAAATG TTGTAAACTTAACCCTCATAGATCTTCCTGGGTTGACAAAGGTTGCTGTAG AAGGACAACCCGAGTCTATTGTCGAAGATATTGAAAACATGGTTCGCTCTTATGTTGAGAAA CCGAACTGCATCATACTAGCGATTTCTCCTGCTAATCAAGATATTGCAACTTCAGATGCTATAAAGCTTGCAAGGGAAGTTGATCCCTCAG gTGAAAGAACATTTGGAGTGCTTACAAAACTTGACCTGATGGACAGGGGAACAAATGCTCTGGAT GTTCTTGAAGGAAGAGCATATAGGTTGCAGCATCCATGGGTTGGGATTGTTAATCGTTCACAAGCTGATATCAATAAGAATGTTGACATGATCATTGCTCGTAAAAAGGAGCGTGAATATTTTGAAACGAGCCCTGAGTATGGACATCTAGCCCATAAGATGGGCTCAGAATATCTTGCCAAACTTTTGTCTCAG CACTTGGAGAGGGTTATCAGGCAGCGGATACCAAGCATCATTGCCTTGATAAATAAGACGATTGACGAACTAAATGCTGAGTTGGACCGGATTGGTAGACCTATAGCAGTAGACTCAGGG GCACAACTGTACACTATTTTAGAAATGTGTCGAGCATTTGACCGTGTATTCAAGGAACATCTGGATGGAGG GCGGCCTGGTGGAGATAGAATATATGGAGTCTTCGACCATCAGCTACCTGCTGCCCTGAAGAAACTACCATTTGATCGTCatctttctttaaaaaatgtccAAAAAGTTGTGAGTGAAGCTGATGGCTACCAGCCTCATTTAATTGCTCCAGAACAAGGATACAGAAGGCTTATTGATAGTTCAATCAGCTATTTCAAGGGTCCGGCTGAAGCTTCCGTTGATGCT GTGCATTTTGTATTGAAGGAACTTGTTCGGAAATCTATCGCTGAAACAGAG GAATTGAAAAGATTTCCGACACTTCAATCTGACATTGCAGCAGCTGCAACAGAGGCATTGGAGAGATTCCGTGATGAAAGTCGAAAAACAGTTCTACGGTTGGTTGATATGGAGTCTAGCTATCTTACAGTAGAATTTTTCCGGAAGCTGCATACGGAATCAGACAAAGTTCCTAATCCCAATGCAGCAGCCCAAAACGCAGACCGTTACACTGATAATCATTTTAGAAGGATCG GCTCAAATGTGAGTTCATACATCGGGATGGTTTGTGAGActctgaaaaattcaattccAAAGGCTGTCGTGTACTGTCAAGTTCGAGAGGCCAAGAGATCTCTACTGAACCACTTTTATGTTCAAGTTGGAAAAAGGGAG AAGGAACGACTTGGTGCCATGTTGGACGAAGATCCAGCACTgatggagagaagaacgaccATTGCTAAAAGGCTTGAGCTTTACAAGTCAGCTCGAGACGAAATCGACTCTGTTGCGTGGAAATGA
- the LOC111800917 gene encoding glucan endo-1,3-beta-glucosidase 6-like has protein sequence MGHPCLLFLLIVSCLGHEGLVKGALGFACNWGTRSSHPLPPDIVVKLIKDNGFNKVKLFEADPGALQALGNSGLQVMLGIPNEFLAPLSSTVRVAEEWVAKNVSYFVSNFGTDIRYVAVGNEPFLNAYNGSFLQTTFPAMQNVQAALIKAGLGRQVKVTVPLNADVYETTSTFVLKPLVIMHVNG, from the exons ATGGGACACCCATGCCTATTGTTTTTGCTAATTGTTTCTTGTTTGGGCCATGAAGGTCTTGTAAAGGGTGCTTTAGGGTTTGCGTGTAATTGGGGAACCCGCTCCAGCCATCCACTCCCACCAGATATTGTTGTCAAGTTGATTAAGGATAATGGGTTCAATAAAGTGAAGCTATTTGAAGCTGATCCTGGAGCCCTTCAAGCTTTGGGAAATTCTGGTCTTCAAGTTATGCTTGGAATCCCTAATGAATTTTTGGCACCGCTTTCAAGTACTGTCCGAGTTGCTGAGGAATGGGTCGCCAAAAACGTGTCTTACTTCGTTTCAAATTTTGGTACAGATATCAG GTATGTGGCAGTGGGTAATGAACCTTTCCTAAACGCCTACAACGGTTCATTTCTTCAAACCACGTTCCCAGCTATGCAAAACGTACAAGCCGCCCTAATAAAAGCCGGTTTGGGTCGACAAGTGAAAGTCACAGTCCCATTAAACGCCGACGTTTATGAGAccacatcaacatttgttcTCAAGCCATTG GTTATTATGCATGTGAACGGATAG
- the LOC111801343 gene encoding E3 ubiquitin protein ligase RIE1-like isoform X2: protein MAASAQQTPFLRSRQPSNTDGSTSPIGPLAVLLGRATGRRGTSMVVRETAARELEERRIDWGYSKPVVAVDIAWNLAFVFVSLGVLIHSVDEKPNTPIRLWILVYVAQCLVHSVLVWLEFRRRNARRAMDMETPQHPQPDIDGYFSNESNDEDGSPRSLSGVARRCETVNTLVSLLWWLLGFYWVMAGGNLLLQNAPSLYWLAVVFLAFDVFFAIFCVVLACLIGIALCCCLPCIIAILYAVAGQEGATEADLSTLSKYRYQVSNNPSPGDGLMVPIETSSRYLTTEHVLLREDAECCICLSSYEDGVELHALPCNHHFHYACSTKWLKMNATCPLCKYNILKNCEPV, encoded by the exons ATGGCGGCCTCCGCTCAACAGACTCCTTTCTTACGCTCCCGTCAGCCTTCCAACACTGACGGCTCTACTTCCCCCATCGGCCCCCTCGCCGTTCTCTTGGGCCGTGCCACTGGCCGCCGTGGAACTTCTATGGTAGTACGAGAGACGGCGGCACGTGAACTTGAAGAGCGCCGCATCGATTGGGGCTACTCCAAGCCGGTTGTGGCGGTTGACATTGCGTGGAATTTGGCTTTCGTTTTCGTTTCGTTGGGTGTGCTTATTCACTCGGTCGATGAAAAACCCAATACGCCAATTCGGCTTTGGATTTTAGTTTATGTGGCTCAGTGTTTGGTGCACTCTGTGCTTGTGTGGTTAGAGTTTAGAAGGAGGAATGCGAGGAGGGCTATGGATATGGAGACGCCGCAACACCCGCAACCTGATATTGACggatatttttctaatgaaaGCAATGACGAAGATGGTAGCCCGAGGAGTCTGTCCGG TGTTGCCAGAAGATGTGAGACCGTGAACACCTTGGTATCGTTACTTTGGTGGTTGCTTGGCTTTTATTGGGTCATGGCTGGTGGTAACCTCCTCCTGCAGAATGCTCCATCTTTATACTG GCTGGCTGTCGTATTTCTGGCATTTGATGTGTTCTTTGCCATCTTTTGTGTTGTTTTGGCATGTTTGATTGGAATAGCTCTCTGTTGCTGCTTGCCTTGCATTATAGCTATTCTTTATGCTGTTGCAGGCCAG GAAGGTGCAACTGAGGCAGATTTAAGTACTCTTTCTAAGTATAGATATCAAGTATCCAACAATCCTTCTCCCGGGGACGGGTTGATGGTTCCAATAGAAACAAGCAGCCGATACTTGACGACTGAACATGTTCTATTACGAGAGGATGCG GAGTGTTGTATATGTCTTAGTTCATACGAGGACGGAGT CGAGCTTCATGCTCTTCCCTGTAATCACCATTTTCATTACGCGTGTAGCACAAAATGGCTGAAGATGAATGCAACCTGCCCTCTGTGCAAgtataacatattaaaaaactgTGAACCCGTGTAA
- the LOC111801343 gene encoding E3 ubiquitin protein ligase RIE1-like isoform X1 yields the protein MAASAQQTPFLRSRQPSNTDGSTSPIGPLAVLLGRATGRRGTSMVVRETAARELEERRIDWGYSKPVVAVDIAWNLAFVFVSLGVLIHSVDEKPNTPIRLWILVYVAQCLVHSVLVWLEFRRRNARRAMDMETPQHPQPDIDGYFSNESNDEDGSPRSLSGVARRCETVNTLVSLLWWLLGFYWVMAGGNLLLQNAPSLYWLAVVFLAFDVFFAIFCVVLACLIGIALCCCLPCIIAILYAVAGQQEGATEADLSTLSKYRYQVSNNPSPGDGLMVPIETSSRYLTTEHVLLREDAECCICLSSYEDGVELHALPCNHHFHYACSTKWLKMNATCPLCKYNILKNCEPV from the exons ATGGCGGCCTCCGCTCAACAGACTCCTTTCTTACGCTCCCGTCAGCCTTCCAACACTGACGGCTCTACTTCCCCCATCGGCCCCCTCGCCGTTCTCTTGGGCCGTGCCACTGGCCGCCGTGGAACTTCTATGGTAGTACGAGAGACGGCGGCACGTGAACTTGAAGAGCGCCGCATCGATTGGGGCTACTCCAAGCCGGTTGTGGCGGTTGACATTGCGTGGAATTTGGCTTTCGTTTTCGTTTCGTTGGGTGTGCTTATTCACTCGGTCGATGAAAAACCCAATACGCCAATTCGGCTTTGGATTTTAGTTTATGTGGCTCAGTGTTTGGTGCACTCTGTGCTTGTGTGGTTAGAGTTTAGAAGGAGGAATGCGAGGAGGGCTATGGATATGGAGACGCCGCAACACCCGCAACCTGATATTGACggatatttttctaatgaaaGCAATGACGAAGATGGTAGCCCGAGGAGTCTGTCCGG TGTTGCCAGAAGATGTGAGACCGTGAACACCTTGGTATCGTTACTTTGGTGGTTGCTTGGCTTTTATTGGGTCATGGCTGGTGGTAACCTCCTCCTGCAGAATGCTCCATCTTTATACTG GCTGGCTGTCGTATTTCTGGCATTTGATGTGTTCTTTGCCATCTTTTGTGTTGTTTTGGCATGTTTGATTGGAATAGCTCTCTGTTGCTGCTTGCCTTGCATTATAGCTATTCTTTATGCTGTTGCAGGCCAG CAGGAAGGTGCAACTGAGGCAGATTTAAGTACTCTTTCTAAGTATAGATATCAAGTATCCAACAATCCTTCTCCCGGGGACGGGTTGATGGTTCCAATAGAAACAAGCAGCCGATACTTGACGACTGAACATGTTCTATTACGAGAGGATGCG GAGTGTTGTATATGTCTTAGTTCATACGAGGACGGAGT CGAGCTTCATGCTCTTCCCTGTAATCACCATTTTCATTACGCGTGTAGCACAAAATGGCTGAAGATGAATGCAACCTGCCCTCTGTGCAAgtataacatattaaaaaactgTGAACCCGTGTAA